The following proteins come from a genomic window of Sesamum indicum cultivar Zhongzhi No. 13 linkage group LG10, S_indicum_v1.0, whole genome shotgun sequence:
- the LOC105171987 gene encoding non-specific lipid-transfer protein 2-like, producing the protein MAGIIRPMCIVLIAAVLAVAVAPRGEAAIGCGTVVSYLNPCLPYVTNKGPLGSCCGGVKGLYGAAQTTQDRQSVCSCLKSLSSSYKDVDLNKAAGLPGQCGVNIPYKISPSTDCSKVN; encoded by the exons ATGGCTGGAATTATCAGGCCAATGTGCATTGTCCTCATTGCCGCCGTCTTGGCCGTGGCAGTTGCCCCTCGCGGTGAGGCAGCAATAGGCTGCGGCACGGTAGTTTCATACCTGAATCCATGCCTGCCATATGTAACCAACAAAGGCCCTCTAGGCAGTTGTTGCGGTGGGGTTAAGGGTCTGTATGGCGCAGCTCAAACTACACAAGATCGTCAAAGCGTGTGTAGCTGCTTGAAATCTCTCTCTAGCTCATACAAAGATGTCGACCTGAACAAGGCTGCTGGACTCCCTGGACAATGTGGTGTCAACATTCCCTACAAGATTAGCCCTTCCACTGATTGCTCAAA ggtGAACTGA